In Anas acuta chromosome 5, bAnaAcu1.1, whole genome shotgun sequence, a single window of DNA contains:
- the PPP2R3C gene encoding serine/threonine-protein phosphatase 2A regulatory subunit B'' subunit gamma isoform X1: MDWARSLRGRLAARSLPARSEQELKEEEMELFTQYYAQWKGGRAGGNPSYSNIPRFYYRLPAEDEVLLQKLREESRAVFLQRKSRELLDNEELQNLWFLLDKHQTSPMIGEEAMINYENFLKVGEKAGPKCKQFFTAKIFAKLLHNDPYGRISIMQFFNYVMRKVWLHQTRIGLSLYDVAGQGYLRESDLENYILELIPTLPQLDGLEKSFYSFYVCTAVRKFFFFLDPLRTGKIKIQDILACSFLDDLLELRDEELSKESQETNWFSAPSALRVYGQYLNLDKDHNGMLSKEELSRYGTGTLTNIFLDRVFQECLTYDGEMDYKTYLDFVLALENRKEPAALQYIFKLLDIENKGYLNVFSLNYFFRAIQEQMKIHGQEPVSFQDVKDEIFDMVKPKDPYKISLQDLINSSQGDTVTSILIDLNGFWTYENREVLVASDNDSTADVDDT; this comes from the exons ATGGACTGGGCGCGGAGCCTGAGGGGCCGCCTGGCCGCCCGCAGCCTCc CCGCCCGGAGCGAGCAGgagctgaaggaggaggagatggagctgTTCACGCAGTACTACGCGCAGTGGAAGGGCGGCAGGGCCGGCGGAAACCCCTCCTACAGCAACATCCCCCGCTTCTACTACAGG CTGCCAGCTGAAGATGAAGTCTTGCTTCAGAAATTAAGAGAAGAATCTAGAGCTGTcttcctgcaaagaaaaagcagagagctgTTGGATAATGAAGAGCTGCAG AATCTCTGGTTTCTACTGGACAAACATCAGACATCACCAATGATTGGGGAAGAAGCAATGATCAATTACGAGAACTTCTTGAAAGTCGGTGAAAAAGCTGGACCTAAATGCAA GCAGTTCTTCACAGCCAAGATCTTTGCTAAATTACTCCATAACGATCCTTACGGGAGGATATCCATCATGCAGTTTTTCAATTACGTCATGCGAAAAG tgtgGCTTCATCAGACAAGAATTGGTCTCAGTTTATATGACGTGGCAGGACAGGGTTACCTCAGAGAATCG GATTTAGAAAACTATATTTTGGAACTCATCCCTACTTTGCCACAGCTGGATGGcttagaaaaatctttttattctttttatgtCTGCACAGCAGTTAGAAAGTTCTTCTTCTTTCTGGATCCTCTTAGAACAG GGAAGATAAAGATACAGGATATTTTAGCTTGCAGCTTCCTGGATGACTTACTGGAG TTAAGGGATGAAGAACTCTCTAAAGAAAGTCAGGAAACAAATTGgttttctgctccttctgcaTTAAGAGTTTATG GGCAGTACTTAAACCTCGATAAAGATCACAATGGCATGCTCAGCAAAGAAGAACTGTCCCGATACGGAACAGGGACTCTCACCAACATATTTTTGGATCGTGTTTTTCAGGAATGCTTAACTTATGATGGAGAAATG GACTATAAAACCTACCTGGACTTTGTACTTGcattagaaaacagaaaggagcctgcagctctgcaatatattttcaaactgCTTGATATAGAGAACAAAGGATACCTGAATGTCTTTTCCCTTAATTATTTCTTTAGG GCCATTCAGGAACAAATGAAAATCCACGGACAAGAACCAGTTTCTTTTCAGGATGTGAAG gatGAAATCTTTGATATGGTAAAGCCTAAGGATCCTTACAAAATCTCCCTTCAGGATTTAATCAATAGCAGTCAAGGAGACACTGTTACCAGCATTCTAATTGATCTGAATGGGTTCTGGACATACGAGAATAGAGAGGTCCTTGTGGCAAGTGATAATGACAGCACTGCTGACGTTGATGATACGTGA
- the PPP2R3C gene encoding serine/threonine-protein phosphatase 2A regulatory subunit B'' subunit gamma isoform X2 codes for MIGEEAMINYENFLKVGEKAGPKCKQFFTAKIFAKLLHNDPYGRISIMQFFNYVMRKVWLHQTRIGLSLYDVAGQGYLRESDLENYILELIPTLPQLDGLEKSFYSFYVCTAVRKFFFFLDPLRTGKIKIQDILACSFLDDLLELRDEELSKESQETNWFSAPSALRVYGQYLNLDKDHNGMLSKEELSRYGTGTLTNIFLDRVFQECLTYDGEMDYKTYLDFVLALENRKEPAALQYIFKLLDIENKGYLNVFSLNYFFRAIQEQMKIHGQEPVSFQDVKDEIFDMVKPKDPYKISLQDLINSSQGDTVTSILIDLNGFWTYENREVLVASDNDSTADVDDT; via the exons ATGATTGGGGAAGAAGCAATGATCAATTACGAGAACTTCTTGAAAGTCGGTGAAAAAGCTGGACCTAAATGCAA GCAGTTCTTCACAGCCAAGATCTTTGCTAAATTACTCCATAACGATCCTTACGGGAGGATATCCATCATGCAGTTTTTCAATTACGTCATGCGAAAAG tgtgGCTTCATCAGACAAGAATTGGTCTCAGTTTATATGACGTGGCAGGACAGGGTTACCTCAGAGAATCG GATTTAGAAAACTATATTTTGGAACTCATCCCTACTTTGCCACAGCTGGATGGcttagaaaaatctttttattctttttatgtCTGCACAGCAGTTAGAAAGTTCTTCTTCTTTCTGGATCCTCTTAGAACAG GGAAGATAAAGATACAGGATATTTTAGCTTGCAGCTTCCTGGATGACTTACTGGAG TTAAGGGATGAAGAACTCTCTAAAGAAAGTCAGGAAACAAATTGgttttctgctccttctgcaTTAAGAGTTTATG GGCAGTACTTAAACCTCGATAAAGATCACAATGGCATGCTCAGCAAAGAAGAACTGTCCCGATACGGAACAGGGACTCTCACCAACATATTTTTGGATCGTGTTTTTCAGGAATGCTTAACTTATGATGGAGAAATG GACTATAAAACCTACCTGGACTTTGTACTTGcattagaaaacagaaaggagcctgcagctctgcaatatattttcaaactgCTTGATATAGAGAACAAAGGATACCTGAATGTCTTTTCCCTTAATTATTTCTTTAGG GCCATTCAGGAACAAATGAAAATCCACGGACAAGAACCAGTTTCTTTTCAGGATGTGAAG gatGAAATCTTTGATATGGTAAAGCCTAAGGATCCTTACAAAATCTCCCTTCAGGATTTAATCAATAGCAGTCAAGGAGACACTGTTACCAGCATTCTAATTGATCTGAATGGGTTCTGGACATACGAGAATAGAGAGGTCCTTGTGGCAAGTGATAATGACAGCACTGCTGACGTTGATGATACGTGA
- the LOC137857163 gene encoding protein FAM177A1 isoform X2 produces the protein MEQGLSAITLYCAPAAGPAAAACAMEPEPQLANGDRGFENVELGVIGKKKKVPRRVIHFASGETMEEYSTDEEEDEQEKKDLLPPVDPTTLTWGPYLWFHMLRVATSTLSVCDFLGEKIASVLGISTPKYQYAIDEYYRMKKEEEEEEQENKLSEEAERQHQEQQNKAQAEAPVQTDQPESTTCTSFVNLNFENEGDSHSVVENKQDVVTVPT, from the exons ATGGAGCAGGGGCTGTCCGCCATCACCCTGTACtgcgcccccgccgccggccccgcggcTGCCGCCTGCGCCATGGAGCCCGAGCCG CAACTTGCAAATGGAGATAGAGGCTTTGAGAATGTGGAGCTGGGTGTCatagggaagaagaagaaagttcCCAGAAGGGTAATTCATTTTGCAAGTGGAGAAACAATGGAAGAATACAGCAcagatgaagaggaagatgaaCAAGAGAAGAAAGACCTGTTGCCTCCTGTAGATCCT ACAACGCTCACGTGGGGACCCTACTTATGGTTTCATATGCTGAGAGTTGCCACTTCAACGCTATCAG tgtgtgATTTCCTTGGGGAAAAGATTGCATCTGTTTTGGGGATAAGCACACCAAAATACCAATATGCCATTGATGAGTATTACAGAATGAAGAAAGAG gaggaagaggaggaacaagaaaacaagttatcagaagaagcagaaagacaGCATCAGGAGCAGCAGAACAAGGCACAAGCTGAAGCTCCTGTCCAGACAGACCAGCCTGAATCAACAACATGTACTTCATTTGTGAatttaaactttgaaaatgaGGGAGATAGCCACTCTGttgtggaaaataaacaagatgTAGTTACTGTCCCTACCTAA